DNA sequence from the bacterium genome:
GGCGACCTCTGCCCGCGCGAGTGGCTGCTGCTCCTGCCGCTCGCGGCGCTGATGCTCTGGATCGGCCTCTATCCGAGACCCTTCCTCGGCCGCATCGAGGGGTCGGTGGCCGCGCTGCTCGCGAGCGCGCGGCCCGGTGCCGCTGCGCCCGTGCCGGCGGCGGCGCTGATGGGCCATCCGGAAGCGCTGGCTCCGGCGCCCGGGGCGCTGCCTGCGGCCTCCCCCTCGACCCCTAGCCGCGGAGAGTGAGCGCCGTGGACTGGACTCTCAGCCTCGTCGCCCCCGCGATCGTCCTCGTCATCGCGGCGATGCTCGTGCTGCTCGTCGAGCTGCCGCGGCGCCGCGCCGGGCGCGGCGAGGGCTGGCTCGGGGAGGCGATCAGCGGCCTCGGCTTCCTCGTCGCCACCGGCCTCGTGCTGCGGCACTGGGGGGCGCCGACCCAGGTCGGCTTCGGCGGCCGCCTCGTCCAGGACGCCCTCGCCACCTACTTCGACCTGCTCTTCCTCGGCATCGGCGTCGCCATCCTGCTGATGGCTCTGCCCTACCTGCGCCGCGAGGCGCTGCCGCGCCTGGAGTTCCTCGCGCTGCTGCTCTTCGCCGTCACCGGCATGCTCCTGATGATCGGCGCGACCGAGCTGATCACCTTCTTCCTCGCCCTCGAGCTGCTCTCGATGGCGCTCTACGTGCTCGCCGGCTACCAGCGCGGCCACGCGCGCAGCGTGGAGGCGGCGATCAAGTACTTCCTGCTCGGCGCCTTCGCGAGCGCGCTCCTGCTGATGGGCATGGCCCTGCACTGGGGGGCGACGGGCAGTCTCGCCCTGCACGCGGCGGCGCCCGTCGGCGCCGGCGGCGCGCACAGCCCGCTGCTCGCCAGCGCCGGCTTCTGGCTGATCCTCGTCGGGTTCGCGTTCAAGGTCAGCGCCGTGCCCTTCCACTTCTGGACGGCCGACGTCTACGAGGGCAGCCCGGCGCCCGTGGCGGCGCTGATGGCGACGGGCACCAAAGCGGCGGCCTTCGGCGCCCTGCTGCGCCTGCTC
Encoded proteins:
- a CDS encoding NADH-quinone oxidoreductase subunit N, whose product is MDWTLSLVAPAIVLVIAAMLVLLVELPRRRAGRGEGWLGEAISGLGFLVATGLVLRHWGAPTQVGFGGRLVQDALATYFDLLFLGIGVAILLMALPYLRREALPRLEFLALLLFAVTGMLLMIGATELITFFLALELLSMALYVLAGYQRGHARSVEAAIKYFLLGAFASALLLMGMALHWGATGSLALHAAAPVGAGGAHSPLLASAGFWLILVGFAFKVSAVPFHFWTADVYEGSPAPVAALMATGTKAAAFGALLRLLGPGLAPPAAEWVPVLWWLAVLTMSVGNLMAIVQSNLKRMLAFSSVAHAGYLLVAVVTATPGAASALLFYLVAYTLMNLGAFAIVGLVGRKGEEYQSG